A part of Oncorhynchus masou masou isolate Uvic2021 chromosome 30, UVic_Omas_1.1, whole genome shotgun sequence genomic DNA contains:
- the hormad1 gene encoding HORMA domain-containing protein 1, whose amino-acid sequence MACEQRLRAAQGTQLLPNVVSTEQQSLIVVKKLLAIAVSSITYLRGLFPEKAYGRKYVEEQKVMILREERTCPGASQIVQWMHGCFDALQRKYLRTVVMSIYTDPENPKKVTECYQFKVQYTEKGPKIDFESKNSKNLGKLACSSTKKSSILLVRKLYTLMQNLGPLPDNVCLNMKLSYYDDVTPQDYQPPGFMEGDGDSMQFEKEPVNLTMGEVVTPFHTLKVDVTTERERLEQVDVEQPICVRDKWELKMEEGGTVTKISSQQTRMIKVMENPDNDIYLDNSEVQVNCQEKMEVCEENSENSQMDTLGKRTSDMEVVIKRTRSGRVTRSTLERKAETEVHSVKKKKPSPIEDKMISQFEFPCSQDVQASVPKKRKFSEPKERY is encoded by the exons ATGGCCTGTGAACAACGTTTGCGGGCTGCTCAG GGCACCCAGTTGCTGCCAAATGTAGTTTCAACAGAGCAGCAGTCCTTGATTGTTGTGAAGAAACTGCTGGCCATTGCAGTCTCCAGCATCACTTATCTCAGGGGTCTTTTCCCAGAAAAAGCTTATGGGAGAAAATATGTTGAAG AGCAGAAAGTTATGATCCTCAGGGAGGAGCGCACCTGCCCTGGTGCCAGTCAGATTGTACAGTG GATGCATGGATGCTTTGATGCCCTTCAGAGAAAATAC TTGCGGACGGTcgttatgtct ATATACACAGACCCAGAGAATCCAAAG AAGGTTACTGAATGCTACCAGTTCAAAGTCCAATACACTGAAAAGGGACCCAAAATTGACTTTGAAAG CAAAAACAGCAAGAATCTGGGAAAACTGGCTTGCAGCAGCACAAAAAAATCCAGCATCCTCCTGGTGCGTAAACTCTACACACTGATGCAGAACCTGGGTCCTCTGCCAGACAATGTCTGTCTTAACATGAAACTCTCCTACTACGACGACG tcaCTCCCCAGGACTACCAGCCCCCAGGCTTCATGGAGGGGGACGGCGATAGCATGCAGTTTGAGAAGGAGCCCGTCAACCTGACCATGGGCGAGGTGGTCACTCCCTTCCACACCCTGAAGGTGGAcgtgaccacagagagagaaaggctggAGCAG GTTGATGTCGAGCAGCCAATCTGCGTGAGGGACAAGTGGGAGCtgaagatggaggagggggggacaGTGACCAAGATCAGCAGTCAGCAG ACCCGCATGATAAAAGTAATGGAAAACCCGGACAACGACATTTACTTGGACAATTCTG AGGTCCAGGTGAACTGCCAGGAGAAGATGGAGGTATGTGAGGAGAACTCTGAGAACTCTCAG ATGGACACTTTGGGAAAGAGGACATCTGACATGGAAGTGGTCATTAAGAGGACCAGGAGCGGACGCGTCACCAGGTCCACCCTG gagAGAAAGGCTGAGACTGAGGTGCACAGTGTCAAGAAGAAGAAGCCCTCTCCCATCGAAGACAAAATG ATATCGCAGTTCGAGTTCCCCTGCAGTCAGGATGTCCAGGCCTCTGTGCCGAAGAAACGTAAGTTCAGCGAACCCAAGGAACGCTACTGA
- the LOC135522238 gene encoding alpha-endosulfine-like, which yields MSSENLSESPMEYEDEKQDSQEKNANLVKGEEVKLKAKYPGLGQKPGGSDFLMKRLQKGQKYFDSGDYNMAKAKMKNKQLPVAGPDKNIVTGDHIPTPQDLPQRRSSLVTSKLAG from the exons ATGTCGTCCGAAAATCTATCAGAAAGTCCGATGGAATATGAGGATGAAAAACAG GACTCTCAGGAAAAGAATGCCAACCTTGTGAAGGGTGAAGAGGTCAAGCTGAAGGCCAAGTACCCCGGCCTGGGCCAAAAGCCTGGAGGCTCCGACTTCCTCATGAAGAGGCTACAGAAAGGG CAAAAATACTTTGACTCAGGTGACTACAACATGGCCAAGGCCAAGATGAAGAACAAACAGCTGCCCGTGGCAGGCCCCGACAAGAACATCGTCACAGGGGACCACATTCCCACGCCACAGGACCTGCCCCAGAGGAGGTCCTCCTTGGTGACCAGCAAACTAGCAGGCTAG